The sequence AAATGAAAATAACAACTGATTAAGCCGTGTTTATATTCACATCAGATGATCATTGTTGAACTTAAAGTTGTATTTCAAATGAAAACAATGACTTAAAGTTTTATTTCATATGAACTCACCCTTGTGGTCTAGTGATTCACCCCTTTGCACTTGTGCATTGGGAGAGAggtggggaggtctcaagttcgagtccctccCCTTAAAATATTCGTGGGAATTATTTTCTGAAAGTCTAATTGCCccggggaaggttttaccgacccgtattcaggactcaggtccgaccgcctgcctgtcgggatggtataaggttcggaccctgtaatgcggttcgggtttcctgcccgagaACGCGTGCGTGCGTgataaatgagagtattcgatgccaacaacttgcctttcaaaaaaaaaaaaaaaatatatgaaaacTATTGTTTAATTTGGTTTCATACTTTATACTTAAAACATTAATATCCCACTATTTCAAATGTTCGTTACTTTCTAGTCGAACGACGATCATTTATGTAATCATGTGTGTTTATAACTCTTATTAAATGAAATGTAACCAAGTGATTTTAACTCCAAACCTAcactatataaattaattaatatgaGTTCAAGGTAAGCAATCGAACGgatttttttaaaaagaaatttGCGGAAAAACAACTGACTGATTTATACATGCCCACTTAGTATTTTAAGTTTGAGtaattatttataaaatatattacaCAGATATATAAAAGGGTTACTAACCAACTTCCAAAAAAATCTATTATGGCATTGtggccaaaaaaaataaaaataaaaaaaaaataaaaaaaaaatcgtaAAGTACGAATCTCCCAAAGCAAGGAGCAAATCATATGAGTATGGACATTCAAAAGCGATTTGTGACTAGGGCCAAATCCGGACACACCGATAATGAAACAATTTGTGTATGACTTGATTTTCAGAACATACCTCTAAACATTGAAATGTCAAATCTTTAAATTCGTAACTCTGATTTAGTTAACTTGTTTTTGAAAccgtatatttttttaaaaatttacccGTTGACAAACTATTGAAGTCTCAATTTATTTCAATATTCGACCTCGTATTGTGATTTACGTTCAAATTATAAATGTGCGTTTTGTAATTTTTGTTATATATTTAATATGCAATTTCATAAAATTACCACCTAATGGAGTTAAATAAAATGAACTTCTTCAATCAAATTATATAAATAACAAAAATCTCACACTTTGTATTTGAACACAAATCGTAAAACCAGGTCATATTTAAAAAATGGGATTTTGATAGTTTGGCAACAGATTGACTTGAAAATAATACATGGTTTCAAAACAATGACTGAGTCCGAGCTACAAATCAAAAACTATGATATTTCAAAGAGGTTGTGGTCTGAAAATAGAGCCATAAACAAATCGCTTGGGTATAGAAATATCCAGAATTTGGCCAATTCGCAAATCGCATGCGATTATGGTTAACCGGATTTTTTTTGTCATGACTTAGAAATTATTGGTTCCGAGCAAAAGTTTCAGTCATGTCCATACGCAAACGATTTGCGTCTTGCGTTGGAATATTCATATATTCATAATATTTTACAATATGGGCAGGATgtcataattttttttatttgaacAATTTGCTTAATTACATGCAACATTCGAGTAATGAAAAAAAAGGAAAGTAGAATGTTGTATAGTAGATTACAGCTTATGCATTTTGTTGTGACGAAGATGAAAATGAATGCAAAGAGGAAAGTAAAATGACGATTAAATTCTCTTGTGCTTGACATGTGAGAGTGTTAAACGAAAGGTattatcaccaaaaagcccatttttttgaacttgtttgcgtgagagcccataaaaaaagtttgacaatttgccctcgcaagaagCAAGATGCTTCTTGctcccttgcgtccttgcgaccttagtcacacttgagagcaaggagcaaggtgcctcttgctcccttgctcccaggtggaaacaaggacgcaaggtgccccttgctcccaggtggaagcaaggtgcatcttgctcccaggtggaagcaaggacgcaaagtgcctcttgctcccttgctcacaggtggaagcaaggacgcaaggtgcatcttgctcccttgcttccacctgggagtaaGGGAGCAAGAGACACCTTGCTCCCacgtggaagcaagggagcaagaggcaccttgcgtccttgcttacacctagaagcaagggagcaagaggctccttgctccttgctccttactctcaagtgtgactaaggtcgcaaggacgcaaggcgtaagggagcaagaggcatcttGCTCCTTGTGAgtgcaaattgtcaaacttttttttatgGGCTCTCACGCAAACAAATTCAAAAAAATtggctttttggtgataatccctaaACGAAATTATCTAACGAACGTTAGTGATATGGACCATCAGAATAACTACTTTAAATCATGGTGACTAATCACGTCAAAAAAAGTACCAAGACCACCAGCGTAATTCGAGGTAAATCACGTAGACCAACTtcgtaattttctttattttagtaATAAATCTTACTGGGCTATGGGAATGTTATTCATAATGGGCTGAAATTACATTTTCGTTATAACCGAAATGGCCCATTCATAAAACAACAAACCCATCACACCTTTTATAATCCGTGCACTCTTTACCAAACCCTAATTCGCATTCTTCCGCTAAAACTTATATTGGGGGTTAAACGCTCGCAGCTGCATCATCAGGTATCGTCTTCATAGATTCATTCGTCTTAAACGTTATATATGCTTTGCATCTCTAAACGTTGATTTTAATAGCTTTTATACTCTATTAATTCAGATCGGCATCAAAAGGCGATCGTTTGTTCTTTAAGCAATGGCGCTGGTTAGTTATTTGCTGTTAATTCTCttgatttttttatagttttaatttcatATATGCATAGTTTGTGCTGGATATGATATTAATTAAATTCTTACTGATTCTCTGTTTTGATAGCTGTATTGTATTTAAATCATTAATGATACTAAGATTTCATTTAAATAATGACGATATTATGCTCTCAGATGATTTTGATGCGTATAGTGGAATTAATATATTGATCATGATTTGGTTTTGTAACTATAGTGATATCCGAATCTGTATTAGTTGATTGTAAGTAAACATTTaaaaaacttgatttttgattgaATTGATGTTTATAAGCTGCTATTTATAAGGTAATAAAAGTTTAAACAGTTAATGGAATTATAAAAATGTATAGCTACGATTACAATAATTGTTATATcacatatcacataataattaaaaACATATATTAACATTAGTATTCTGATTAAATTTTTGATTTTTCAGTAACTAAACTAGTCTGTTAATACCTGTGTTATTTACAGTATCTTAATAATTTGAGTTTAATTCGTTGGATGTAAATTTTTATTCCAGATGTTCCATATTGTTTAAGTCAGTGCAAATTGCCAcctctattttcattcaaatttagtaAACACTTTAATTGGCGATGACCCATTTTGTTTACTAGGTGGAAATTGCTACGTCTATTTTTGATCAAATCTAGTATACACTTAGTTTGTGATTTGTGATGACCCATTTAGTTAAGTCGGTGGAAATTGCCACTTCTATTTTTGATTGACTCTTTTGTATTCTATACTGTCTAGTTGAGGTTAGAATGATCAGAATCTGGTAGAAACTCAAGTGTTATGTTGATTGTCTGTGTGATTATGTATTATTGAATGTATTTATGATTTTCAAATTTTTTAAACAATTGACATTCTTTTTGAACTACTTACGGGTCTAGTATTGTGGTTATATTTTACTCCAGTTTTAGCAGATCTGGTTTTGTATTTCTTAgatttggacttatgaattatatCATATGTTATCTAATCGTtggttgtttgtttattgtatgtgAACCATCACATGGTTGCAGATTATGCATGCTGGAAGGGAAAACAAGAATGTCTACAAGGCGCTAATTGCTGCAGAATATGTTGGTGTTGAAGTCAAAATGGTTGATAATTTTGAGATGGGCGTGTCAAACAAGTCTCCTGAGTTTTTGAAGATGAACCCCATTGGAAAGGTATGTTTATTTTATCGTATTATTGTGGTCTACTGTACTAAATCCCTTACATTATCACCTGTTTTTTCAAATTTAACACTTCATTTGTGTAGATTCCTGTCCTTGAGACTCCAGATGGCCCTGTATTTGAGAGTAATGCAATTGCTCGCTTTGGTGAGTAACAAAGTAGCttattgtttaatatatttatttgatttttggTTGTGGTGCTTATTATATCTTTTTGGTTGCCGCAGTTGCCCGTGGAAGCTCTCTTTTTGGATCTTCACCGATTGAATATGCAAGTTTCCCACCCCTCTTTCTCTTTTTTCAGATGATGCAATCGTGGTACTTATAAATGAGACTTTTGTTTTCTCTTAAAAACCTACAGGGCCAAATTGAGCAGTGGATTGACTTTTCTTCATTTGAGATTGATTCAAATTTGACACGCTGGCTATATCCAAGAATGGGATATGGGACCTACATCAAACCTGTTAGTCATTTATTTTTCTCTTTAAACTCTACATTCttacttgaaaatagttttcttttATTCTTTTATCAACAACCTTCTAGTAAACTATTTCTTACACGGTACAATGAGCATTGAGCATTGTAGCATAATTTGAAGTGTCACATACTAAGTCAACTTCATTTAATTACATTTTGAAATAATCTAATGAAAAGGTTTATTTTTTTACAGTTATGGTATTTTTGTTTAACTCTACTTTTATAACTTTTTATTGATTTATTGGTATGTACTCTTTAATACAATTTATGTAGAATTTTCAACTAATAAATATGCGTGTGGTTTGAAGGCCGAGGAGAATTTTATTGCTGGTGTGAAGAGAGGTCTTGATGCTCTGAACACACATCTTGCTTCACATACTTTTTTGGTTGGTGATTCTGTGACGTTGGCTGATATTATCACCACTTGCAACTTGCTATTGGGTTTTAAGTTCTTGATGCCCAAGAGCTTTACGTCTGAGTATCCACATGTTGAGAGGTACTTTTGGACCATGATCAATCAACCAAACATTAGCAAGATAACTGGTGAAGTCAAGCAAGCAGAAGCCACTCTTCCTCTTGCTTCTGCAAAGAAACCCGAGGCTAAGAAAGCTGAGCCCAAAAAGGAGGTAAAGAAAGAAGCAGCCCCCGCACCCAAACCTGAGGTCGCAGATGAAGAGGAGGCACCAAAGCCCAAAGCAAAAAATCCTCTTGATTTACTACCCCCGAGTAAGATGGTCTTGGATGACTGGAAGAGACTTTACTCCAACACTAAGAGCAACTTTCGTGAGGTTGCAATCAAAGGTATTGTCTGTCTTTTATATCccatttgaatttgaatgaaaatgaaaCTTGTGTCTGTCCTTTGTATCCAGTTTAAATTTGGATGAATATGAAACTTTTGTCTCGGCACTTGCCATATTTTCTGAAAATGGCAATCCTTTGGTTGGACTAGAAGGGGACAATTGTTGCCAAAAATTTTAAATAGTGATTTATATCAAAGAATCATCTATTTAACTTTAATGGATACGTTCTGTCAACTCAATCAAACCCCTTCTATTTAAGTATTTAATTCTATTTAAGTATTTAACTCAGTCTTATATTCTATTCAACTTGATATTGTAGAGATAAAACGTAAACAGAGCCAATGATCATTTGGGGTGCATAGTTGTCATCTATTATGCTACAATTACTAGGACTCGTACCTTAACAAAACGTTATCACACTATCTTGTGTTAttgaatgatggtgatgatgatgatgatatgtgttaTCACTAACATGAATCATATATATGTGACACTTGCAGGTTTTTGGGACATGTTTGATCCAGAGGGTTACTCTTTATGGTTTTGCGATTATAAGTACAATGATGAGAACATGGTCTCCTTTGTCACCATGAACAAGGTCGGTGGATTCCTCCAACGTATGGATCTTTGCCGGAAGTACGCTTTTGGAAAGATGTTGATTATCGGAAACGAGCCTCCATTCAAGGTGAAGGGTTTGTGGCTATTCCGTGGGCCAGAGATCCCCAAGTTTGTGTTGGATGAGTGCTACGACATGGAGCTTTACGAGTGGACCAAGGTTGACCTATCCGATGAGGCACAAAAGGAACGAGTGAATCAAATGATTGAGGATATGGAGCCTTTTGAGGGTGAAGCACTTTTGGATGCCAAGTGCTTCAAGTGAGAAGATGGTGGCCTTGTTTGGAGATAAATGATATGATGGTGTAGTATTTTCTTGAAAGTGTGTTTTTTAGGTACGTGTGAACTTTGTTTTCTGTTGTCGTTCGACATACTATATGGCTATTCAGTTTTGGTCTTTTTATACGTTCATCAAGTTATTTAAAGATATTTTAATATTTTTGGAGGTGTTTCTGAAATTGTTTTTCTTACCATAGAACATTGGATTAGATTATGTTATGTTTGTCTTACTTCTTTATAGTTTAGATTTGACGAGATTAGATTATGTTATGTTATTTATAATTTTTTTCCATTTCAAAACAAGTGTCAAAATTTTCTAATATTTATACTTGTTTTCGAATATAAACAATTAACTTCATATTTTTAACCTGATATACTTTTTGAGTTAAAATCCTATGAGAAAGAGTTTTTGTACTCCGTTAAAATATGTGCTAGTTATCAACAAAATATTATTTTGAAACCCAAAAAGAAGTGTTAGTACTTGCTGGGTAGGCTCGAGCTCTGTTTAAATTCTTTAGAGCTCAAACTCGGCTCGTTTGATATATTTATTGTTTTTGTaatttttatttacatatataatcatactaggttttgagcccgtgcgatGCACGGCTGCTCAAAAAACCGTTATATATCGACCCGCTGTTTTCAATAACTACATATTGATAACAAAATAAAAATGGATCAAACAACTTAAAGCacatttacatattaactaacAGACAAAATTTATGAATAGTAACCAGAGTCAACTTTTcgacttttcacttttttttttattttaactaaatttcattttatcaaaaacgccccccacacttttttgaaaaattcaaatcgaccccccaaacatggGGTAAAATGTCAATtaaccatttttataaaaaaatcttaaataaactccacccaaatattcaacgggtcatatcttctcgctcgcaacgagttaaatttttccgacaccatcgttaaactcgaaataattttagaaacacaatgtcactagctatacacaaaacggacgctttttaaaaaagctaaatatttggggtacttttcatacacgttgattttgcgtttaaatttttaaaagtcgacaattccatagcgaaacgcggagatgcacatatattattaatttaaaataacatttaaatctctcacgggttataccttttagttcgactcgagttgcgcttcaacgacatcatcgttatccacaaaataattttactaaacgtaataaaatacattgaaaaccgaacccccggcgcgaagcgagggttcgataactagtttaGACTAAGATAGATCATTGAGAAAGAAACATTAAGGAAAAGTGAGATAAAAACTAATTTTCATAGTTATAGTAAAAGTGAAATAAGTTTTTATTTGACAAAGTCTTCTGTATACGCGTTCCTTTTTTTaaactatatatttaatatttatatttatttattttattaatcctCTTTTCAGTtaatgttttttttatttatttagtatttGTTAATTATAGATTAATTGTAATTAGAAAATTTGAGAATTTGACATGTGTAAAATCCACTTGTCCTCATTTCCTATAATTACTTTCATGTTGACAACTATGCTTGAACACACtcttttttatataagtatatagatttgttattattcttttaaatattattgatataatagtgatgtgttaagacgtaaccattaaaatgtagacaatatgcttaataattaacacataatacaggcaactaaaacccgatcatgtagtaactagcaagtaaattgaccagttcgatctacagggagaagtttgttttaaggacttcaaaaacagttaattattctaagaaaatggggagttttaattgtagacttgttaagtaacaaacgggaaaataaaatgagataaataacaaggatgagaaggcggtgtttacttcaatgcctgataaatgataaggattgttcttttatacttaaacccgttattttgtagttacaagtaaatggttcatatcaatctcacaatatctataaaccgagaactataaacttagtaaattcacataaaccttgtcattagttcttctttacctatgtttaatcaataagactcctccttggttgaattcacataaaacctagtttattaagatcactctaaataaactacactattgtaaaatctagttaccattcaattaccattctacactcacatgtagatgtctaaatcactaggtgttgaagtactagccatgaacattgataaactcacataaaccaattcataacttgtataaatgaactagagtaaatggatacttacaacaatggatctatggaagaacatagttgatttagattgattagattaattagacccaatccgattaaactcacgtaaaacctaaattacaacaatcacttgaggtaaattcatgactatgtagttctagtacttattcaattaccgatctaaacatatagcaaagtcgtcaattaagtatatgtttacccgtctagattactaaaagtattgaagcatagattgtgttcctagtgtcacatgtagttaacaatctatgtaattgaaggaaagtaccaaactagcataactatggttcttttggttggacatggtaatttaatcaatcaaacatcatagtaacttaaataacattaaatgataaaacaatcccaaaccataaatcttacattaaagtaaacacacaaggctttagccaatcataacaatgaaggttacaacgatacaatcgaaacaataggaattcataatcttatcactaaaataaatgaaaccgatagtacctatcgtagcgtatgatcccttcttcaatcttgatgcttaaaagggtgaagaaccctttagaatggctggggGAAGCCCCCTTCTCGGACTAGAACTAATCTATATTGTGGTGTCTCAAATGTGTAACCAAAGCTcttcttaaataggctcaaaagttaggtaaaatggccagaaatgcatcagatgcgccgcatctaaaggtGATGCGCCGCATTCCTTTATTTTTAGTAGTTTCCAGCGCGTTTTAGGACCCAGAATTGTCGGCAGGACctcggatgcgccgcatctgagttagatgcgccgcatctggctcagatgcgccgcatctggcacaGATGCGCCGCATTTAAAGTTGTCGGGACTATTttggcctcagatgcgccgcatctatagcagatgcgccgcatatggtactgtttattggtaattttccaatatgatgttgtagagctctgagttacggacgtctgggctccggattcaccctttttcgagttcgtatgaccgagttatggccaaaacggtgcaggtgcgcataatcttctaaaatcagcaatattttccataaatcttcgcttcaacactcgcaatggtttatacacacattttaacttattacaatacacaagtacaacaattacatacaaaatgatacaaaatagaatcgaaataacgacaataaatatgtataattttggcgttatcaaatccccacacttaaaccttgattgtcctcaagcaagacttacaaaaaCTAAAATATATTACAATGAACA comes from Rutidosis leptorrhynchoides isolate AG116_Rl617_1_P2 chromosome 4, CSIRO_AGI_Rlap_v1, whole genome shotgun sequence and encodes:
- the LOC139845195 gene encoding elongation factor 1-gamma 2-like yields the protein MALIMHAGRENKNVYKALIAAEYVGVEVKMVDNFEMGVSNKSPEFLKMNPIGKIPVLETPDGPVFESNAIARFVARGSSLFGSSPIEYGQIEQWIDFSSFEIDSNLTRWLYPRMGYGTYIKPAEENFIAGVKRGLDALNTHLASHTFLVGDSVTLADIITTCNLLLGFKFLMPKSFTSEYPHVERYFWTMINQPNISKITGEVKQAEATLPLASAKKPEAKKAEPKKEVKKEAAPAPKPEVADEEEAPKPKAKNPLDLLPPSKMVLDDWKRLYSNTKSNFREVAIKGFWDMFDPEGYSLWFCDYKYNDENMVSFVTMNKVGGFLQRMDLCRKYAFGKMLIIGNEPPFKVKGLWLFRGPEIPKFVLDECYDMELYEWTKVDLSDEAQKERVNQMIEDMEPFEGEALLDAKCFK